Genomic segment of Streptomyces sp. NA02950:
GCCGGAAGACCGACCACCACCACAGACCGCCGAGAGCCAGCGCGAGCATCCACCGGACCGCCCGTCGGCCCAGCATGCCGGCCCCTCCCACGGCTGCCATGACTGCCTCCTTCGGGCGACGCTAGATGCCTGTTCGCACACGGCGGGAGGGCGCACAGGAGGCACGTCAGCGCGCTTTGGACACCCGCGCTCCCCCAGTCTGCCCAGCCGGACCGCAGGGCGCACCCAGAGCGAAGCGCACCCCCGAGCACGAGGCGTCCAGGGGTGCGGGTGGGTCCGGAGCGGACGCAGGTCGTCTCGCAGACTGTGCGGCCATCGCCACCGGGGCGATGACCACACGGCGTGCGAGCGCGACGAGCCGCCCTAGCCTCCGTTGACGTTCTCCGCCTGGAACATCCAGTGATGCTTCTCGAGATCCCGGGTCAGTCCGATCAGAATGTCCTGGCTCACCGGGTCGGGCTCGGCGGTGGCGTCGATGCGCTCACGCATCCGTCCGATCACGGACGCGAGGGCGTCCACCAGTGTCCGCACGGCATGCGTGTCCTCGGTCCACCCGTCCTTGACCGCGCCGACGGCGCTGGCCTTGGCGACCGTCTCGGCCCGCCCGTCCGGAGCGACCCCGATCGCCGAGGCCCGCTCCGCCACCGTGTCGGCGTGCGTCCGGGCGGTCGCGACGACCTCGTCGAGCTGCAGATGAACCGTGCGGAACCGCGGGCCGACAACCGTCCAGTGGATCTGCTTGCCCACCAGGGCGAGATCCACGAGGTCGACGAGGGCACCCTGGAGAGCGTCACCGACGATCTTCAGGCTCTCGTCCGCGAGCGGGCTCTTGACCACAGACATCCACTTCCTCCTGTTCGACCGTTAAGCCCCCTTGATTACCTCTCACACCACAGGGTGACCCGAAAGCCGCCGGACAAACATCGGGCCCCGGTCGGTGAGAACCGACCGGGGCCCGAAGAGCCGCAGGGCAGAGCCTGTCTGTTGATCAGGCCGCCACGACGTCCACGGCCTCCGTGGGCGCCTTGATCGTCACGCGCTCCTCCGGGACACCCGTCACGGAGGACACGGACACGGGGTTGAGCATCGGCCGCATCGGCGCGGGCACCTTCTCGCCCGCCGCCGCCGACTCCGCCAGCTCCGCGAGCGACAGCTCGTCGCTCACCTCTCGCATCACCTGCGACATCCGCACGTCCAGAGCATCGCAAATCGCGGAGAGCAACTCGGACGAGGCTTCCTTCTGCCCGCGCTCGACCTCTGACAGATAGCCGAGCGACACCCGGGCGGAGGAGGAAACCTCGCGCAGAGTACGGCCCTGGCGCTGGCGCTGCCGGCGCAGCACGTCACCCAGCAGGCGACGGAGCAGAATCATCGCTGGCTCCCTCCTCGGACCTCGGATCCGGATCCTTCACGCCCCACCGTACCGCCTTCGGCTGTGCCCGTGCGGGGAGCGATGTCGTGTTCACTCAGGGCTGCAAACATCAAATCCCGCTGTGTTGTTCCGTATCCTGTGCCCCCGCTGTCGCGATCAATTCGCTGAACAGCAGCTTGACCGCGGCGTCCACGGTCTGTAGGCGGATTCCCGAGCGGTCTCCCTCCAGCCGCAGCGCGGCCGCGGCCACCCGCTCCGAGGGCCCGGCCACCGCCACGTGGACCGTGCCCACGGGCTGACCGTCCTGCGGTGTGGGACCCGCCACACCGGTGGTGGCCACGCCCCAGTCGGCCCCCAGCACACGCGTCACGCCCCGGGCCATCTGCCGCGCGACCTCGGCGTCGACCGCCCCGCGCTCGGCCAGCAGGGCCGCGTCCACCCCCAGCAGCTCGTGCTTGAGCTCGGTGGCGTAGGCGGTCACCGAGCCGCGGAAGGAGCGGGACGCCCCGTCCACCGACGTCAGCTCCGCGGCCACCAGACCGCCGGTGAGCGATTCGGCCACCGCCACGGTCTGCCCGCACCGCTCCAGCAGCGCCAGCGCCTCGGCCGCGGTGGAACGGCCGGAACCCGCCGCGCTCCTTCCCGCCGCACCGCTGCCCGCCGCCCCTGCGCTCACGACGCGGGCTCCTGGGCCGCACGGCCCGCCCGGCGCAGCACGATCGCCTGCCGTACGTAGTCGAGGCCGGTGACGACGGTCAGCACCACGGCCACCGCCATCATCCAGAAGCGCAGGGTGGCCAGCGGCCCGGTCAGCGCCAGGATGTACATCCCGACCGCCGTGCCCTGCGCCAGGGTCTTCATCTTGCCGCCGCGGCTGGCCGGGATCACCCCGTGCCGGATCACCCAGAACCGCATCAGTGTGATCCCTATCTCACGGAAGAGGATCACGCCCGTCACCCACCAGGGCAGATCGGACAGGGCGGACAGACAGATCAGCGCCGCGCCCATGATCGCCTTGTCCGCGATCGGATCGGCGATCTTGCCGAAGTCGGTGACGAGGTTGTACCGGCGGGCCAGATGGCCGTCGAAGAGGTCGGTGATCATGGCGATGGCGAAGGCCGCCCATGCGAACGAACGCCAGGCCGGGTCGTAGCCGCCGTTGTGGAGCATCAACAACACGAACCCCGGTACGAGGACCAGTCGCATCATGGTGAGGATGTTGGCGATGTTCCACAGTCCGGCGGGCCGGACGGCCGCGGCCGGGCGGTGGTGGCCTCCCGCGGCGGAGGCCGGGACGCCGGTCATCTGGCCGCCTCCTCGGTACACGCGCCGCCGCCGGGTCCGTCCAGCGGCCGCAGCGGCTCCGCGACGAGGTCCACTCCCTCCGTCGCGATCACCTTCGCTTCGACCATACGGCCCACCGCGGGCTTCGCATCCGTGCTGAGCAGCGTCTGCCCGTCGGTCTCCGGCGCCTGATGCGCACCGCGGCCCAGCACCGCCCCGCTTTCGTCGATTTCCTCCACGAGCACCTCGACGACCTCGCCGAGCCGCTCCTCGGCCCGCTGGGCGGTGAGCTCCTCGGCAAGCCGCGAGATGTGCTCCAGCCGCGCGGCGACCTCGTCCGGGTCGACCTTGTTCTCGTAACCAGCGGCCTCGGTGCCGTCCTCGTCCGAGTAGCCGAACACACCGATGGCGTCCAGCCGGGCCCCGCTGATGAAACGCTCCAGCTCGGCCAGATCCTCCTCGGTCTCACCGGGGAAGCCCACGATGAAGTTGGACCGGGCACCCGCCTGGGGCGCCTTGCCTCTGATCTCCTCCAGCAGGCCCAGGAAGCGGTCGGTGTCCCCGAAGCGCCGCATCGCGCGCAGCACACCCGGCGCCGAGTGCTGGAAGGACAGGTCGAAGTAGGGCGCGACCTTCTCGGTCGAGGTCAGCACGTCGATCAGCCCGGGCCGCATCTCGGCGGGCTGGAGGTAGCTGACCCGGATCCGCTCGATGCCGTCGACGGCCGCCAGCTCGGGCAGCAGCGTCTCCAGCAGCCGGATGTCCCCGAGGTCCTTGCCGTAGGAGGTGTTGTTCTCGGAGACCAGCATGACCTCCTTGACGCCCTGCTCGGCCAGCCAGCGGGTCTCGCCCAGCACATCGGAGGGCCGCCGCGAGATGAAGGAGCCGCGGAAGGACGGGATGGCGCAGAACGAGCAGCGCCGGTCGCATCCGGAGGCCAGCTTCACCGAGGCGACCGGGCTGGAGTCCAGCCGACGGCGCAGCGGGGCGCGCGGCCCGGAGGCGGGCGCCACTCCGGCGGGCAGGTCCTCGGGCGGGGTGTCCTGGGCGTGGCCGGGCAGCGCCACGGAGGAGGCGTCCTGCCGCTCGGCCGGGCTGATCGGCAGCAGCTTGCGGCGGTCGCGCGGGGTGTGCGAGGCGTGGATGCCGCCGGAGAGGATGGTCTGGAGCCGGTCGGAGATATCGGAGTAGTCGTCGAAGCCGAGCACCCCGTCGGCCTCGGGCAGCGCCTCCGCGAGCTCCTTGCCGTAGCGCTCGGCCATGCAGCCGACGGCCACGACCGCCTGGGTACGGCCGTGGTCCTTCAGGTCCCGCGCCTCCAGCAGGGCGTCGACCGAGTCCTTCTTGGCGGCTTCGACGAAGCCACAGGTGTTGACGACGGCGACGTCCGCGTCGGCGGCCTCCTCGACGAGCTCCCAGCCGTCCGCCGCCAAGCGGCCTGCGAGCTCCTCCGAGTCCACCTCATTACGGGCGCAGCCAAGAGTGACAAGGGCAACGGTGCGGCGTTCGGGCATGCGCTCAGACTACTTCGTCCCCCGCCCCGCCCCCGCTGCCAGGGCTCCCGATCACGGGCAGCTCAGCCCGCTTCGGGATCTCCCTTGGTGTAGCTCAGCCGCTGGACCGTCCCGCCGTCGCCCACGTTCTTCACTTCCTTGCCGTTCACGAACAGCTTGATCGCCCCGGCGTTCCCGAGCACCAGGTCGATGCGCTTGCTGTCGCTGAACGTCTTGGAGTCCCCCTCGCGCAGCACGCCCTCTTCCAGCAGCCGCCCGTTGTGGTCCTGCGCGGAGATCCAGCTCTGCCCGCTCTCGGCGGTGAGCTTGACCGTGACCTTGTCCGCCGGCACGCCCGCGATGGCGCTGTCGGACGGCTCCGGCCGGTCCGGGCGCTCGGGCTTGTGGCTGGGGCTGTGGCTGGGGGTGGTGTGGCTCGCCTTGGGCGAGGCGGAGTCCTCGGCGACCGTGGAGCCGTTGTCCTTGTCTCCACCACTGAAAAGCGTGAATCCGACGAATCCGACGACGGCCACGATGGCCGCGACCATCGCCGCCGTCCAGTTGGGGCGCCGGGGCTCGGGGCGGATCCGCTCGGCCTCGAACAGCGGGGCCGGGGCGGTCGGCACGGGCCGTCCCCCGTGATCGGCGTCGAATTGTGCGATCAGACCATCGGGGTCGAGCCCGACAGCGCGCGCGAGCACGCGGATATGCCCCCGGGCATACACATCGCCGCCGCAGCGCGAGAAGTCGTCCTGCTCGATCCCCTGCACTATGGGGACCCGGACCCGGGTGGAGGTGCTGACCTCGTCGATGGTCAGCCCGGCGGCGATACGGGCTTGCCGGAGGGCGCTGCCGACGGAAGGGCGGTCGTCTTGGGGGGAGTTGCCGTCTTCGGGAAAGTTGCCGATGGACACGGGGGCGCCTTTCGAGCGTGTAGCCACCTGCTGGAGGTTCAGTCTAGGGGTGGTACGAAAGGGTCGGGCAAGCGGGAGGACGGAGTTTGTCCGCCATCGGGATTGCCCCGCAACCATGATGGTGCGACCTCACTCCGCCACCTCCCTCAACTTGACGTCTCGGCAGGGGAAACGGTTGCCCGCCCAACCCTTACGAGTGAGCTTTTCCGCGGATCACGTCCAGCACTCCATCCAATTCGTCCGGCTTGACGAGTACATCGCGCGCCTTGGAGCCCTCGCTGGGCCCGACGACCCCCCGGGACTCCATGAGATCCATCAGCCGCCCGGCCTTGGCGAAACCCACCCGCAGCTTGCGCTGAAGCATCGACGTCGACCCGAACTGAGTGGAAACCACCAGCTCAGCGGCCTGACACAGAAGATCGAGATCGTCGCCGATCTCCTCGTCGATCTCCTTCTTCTTCGCCGTTCCGACCGTCACGTCCTCGCGGAAGACCGGTGCCATCTGCTCCTTGCAGTGCGCGACGACGGCCTCCACCTCGCTCTCGGTGACATAGGCACCCTGCATCCGGACCGGCTTGTTCGCGCCCATCGGCAGAAACAGCCCGTCGCCCTTGCCGATCAGCTTCTCCGCGCCGGGCTGGTCCAGGATGACCCGGCTGTCGGCCAGCGAGGAGGTGGCGAAGGCGAGCCGCGAGGGCACATTGGCCTTGATCAGACCGGTCACGACGTCCACCGAGGGCCGCTGGGTGGCCAGCACCAGATGGATCCCGGCCGCGCGCGCGAGCTGGGTGATCCGCACGATCGAGTCCTCGACGTCACGCGGTGCGACCATCATCAGATCCGCCAGCTCGTCGACGATCACCAGCAGATACGGATACGGCTTGAGCTCCCGCTCGCTCCCCTCGGGCTGTTTGACCTTGCCCGAGCGGACCGCCGCGTTGAAGTCGTCGATGTGGCGGAAACCGTAGGCGGCGAGATCGTCGTAGCGCAGGTCCATCTCGCGGACGACCCACTGGAGGGCCTCGGCGGCGCGCTTGGGGTTGGTGATGATCGGCGTGATCAGATGCGGAATGCCCTCGTACGCGGTCAGCTCCACCCGTTTGGGGTCGACCAGCACCATCCGCACATCGTCCGGAGTGGCCCGAACCATGATCGAGGTGATGAGGCAGTTGATGCAGGACGACTTGCCGGATCCGGTGGCGCCCGCCACCAGCACATGCGGCATGGTCGCGAGATTGGCCGCCACATAACCGCCCTCGACGTCCTTGCCGAGGCCGACCAGCATCGGGTGATCGTCCCCGACGGAGTCCGCCGAGCGCAGCACGTCGCCGAGGTTGACCATCTCGCGGTCGCTGTTGGGGATTTCGATACCGACCGCGGACTTGCCCGGGATCGGGCTGATGATCCGCACATCGGGGCTGGCCACCGCGTACGCGATGTTCTTGGTCAGCGCCGTGATCCGCTCGACCTTCACCGCCGGGCCGAGCTCCACCTCGTAGCGGGTGACCGTCGGGCCGCGGGTGAAGCCGGTGACCGCGGCGTCGACCTTGAACTCCGAGAACACCTTGGTGAGCGAGTCGACCACGGCGTCGTTGGCGGCGCTGCGCGTCTTGCCGGGCCCGCCGCGCTCCAGCAGGTCGAGCGAGGGTAGCGAGTAGGTGATGTCGCCGGAGAGCTGGAGCTGCTCGGCGCGCGGCGGCAGCGGCTCGTCCGCTTCGGCGGTGGGCCGGGTGAGGTCGGGGACGCGGGAGCTGTCCGACTGGTCGCCCCGGTCCCGGCGGCCCTTCGCCCCGGCCGGCTTCCCCTGGTCCGCACCGGCGTCACGCGTCTGCGGCACCGGGCCGCTGCCGTCACCGGTGTCGCGCTCCCCGGAGATCCCGTTGCTCAGCCCGGCGACGAGCGGCGAGGGCTGGACACCGTGCAGGACGGCCCCGTCCAGCGCGGCGGCGGCCGCGGCCGCCACGTCCACCGCGTCCATCGGACGGTCCTGCGGCGGCTCCACGGACGAGGTGCGGCGCGATCGGCGGCGCCCCCGCAGCGCCTCCTCCTCGGCCCGCTCATGGTCGTCGGGAACGTCGGCGGCGCCACGGGCCGGAGCGGACCTGCGCGGGCGTCTGGCGGGCGTCTCACGCCATTCCTCGGCGTACTCCGCGTCCGTCCCCGTGTCCGCGAACGCGTCCTCGTCCCGGACCAGGCCGAGCCGGACGCCGAGCGCCCGCAGCCGTTGCGGAATCGCCGCGACCGGCGTCGCGGTGACGACCAGCAGCCCGAAGACGGTGAGCAGCACCAGCAGCGGTACGGCCAGCACCTCGCCCATCGCGTAGATCAGCGGCCGGGAGACGCCCCAGCCGATCAGGCCGCCCGCGTCCTGTATCGCCTCGGTCCCCTGACCGCGCCCCGGGGCCCCGCAGGCGATGTGGACCTGGCCCAGCACCCCGATCACCAGCGCGGACAGACCGATCACGATCCGTCCGTTGGCCTCCGGCTTCTCGGGGTGGAGGATCAGCCGGGCGGCGATGGTGGCCAGCAGTATCGGCACCACCAGATCGAGCCGCCCGAAGGCGCCGGTGACCA
This window contains:
- a CDS encoding helix-turn-helix domain-containing protein; translation: MILLRRLLGDVLRRQRQRQGRTLREVSSSARVSLGYLSEVERGQKEASSELLSAICDALDVRMSQVMREVSDELSLAELAESAAAGEKVPAPMRPMLNPVSVSSVTGVPEERVTIKAPTEAVDVVAA
- a CDS encoding DNA translocase FtsK: MASRTSGKGSQSTAGTSKKRAGQSGGAVKKSPAKKAAAKKAPAKKSAAPAKKAAAKKKAAAKAAPPPAPSPTSGVYRAARAVWMGLARGVGAMFRGIGRGARGLDPAHRKDGSALLLLALALIVAAGTWSSLDGPVGDLVEMLVTGAFGRLDLVVPILLATIAARLILHPEKPEANGRIVIGLSALVIGVLGQVHIACGAPGRGQGTEAIQDAGGLIGWGVSRPLIYAMGEVLAVPLLVLLTVFGLLVVTATPVAAIPQRLRALGVRLGLVRDEDAFADTGTDAEYAEEWRETPARRPRRSAPARGAADVPDDHERAEEEALRGRRRSRRTSSVEPPQDRPMDAVDVAAAAAAALDGAVLHGVQPSPLVAGLSNGISGERDTGDGSGPVPQTRDAGADQGKPAGAKGRRDRGDQSDSSRVPDLTRPTAEADEPLPPRAEQLQLSGDITYSLPSLDLLERGGPGKTRSAANDAVVDSLTKVFSEFKVDAAVTGFTRGPTVTRYEVELGPAVKVERITALTKNIAYAVASPDVRIISPIPGKSAVGIEIPNSDREMVNLGDVLRSADSVGDDHPMLVGLGKDVEGGYVAANLATMPHVLVAGATGSGKSSCINCLITSIMVRATPDDVRMVLVDPKRVELTAYEGIPHLITPIITNPKRAAEALQWVVREMDLRYDDLAAYGFRHIDDFNAAVRSGKVKQPEGSERELKPYPYLLVIVDELADLMMVAPRDVEDSIVRITQLARAAGIHLVLATQRPSVDVVTGLIKANVPSRLAFATSSLADSRVILDQPGAEKLIGKGDGLFLPMGANKPVRMQGAYVTESEVEAVVAHCKEQMAPVFREDVTVGTAKKKEIDEEIGDDLDLLCQAAELVVSTQFGSTSMLQRKLRVGFAKAGRLMDLMESRGVVGPSEGSKARDVLVKPDELDGVLDVIRGKAHS
- the rimO gene encoding 30S ribosomal protein S12 methylthiotransferase RimO, producing the protein MPERRTVALVTLGCARNEVDSEELAGRLAADGWELVEEAADADVAVVNTCGFVEAAKKDSVDALLEARDLKDHGRTQAVVAVGCMAERYGKELAEALPEADGVLGFDDYSDISDRLQTILSGGIHASHTPRDRRKLLPISPAERQDASSVALPGHAQDTPPEDLPAGVAPASGPRAPLRRRLDSSPVASVKLASGCDRRCSFCAIPSFRGSFISRRPSDVLGETRWLAEQGVKEVMLVSENNTSYGKDLGDIRLLETLLPELAAVDGIERIRVSYLQPAEMRPGLIDVLTSTEKVAPYFDLSFQHSAPGVLRAMRRFGDTDRFLGLLEEIRGKAPQAGARSNFIVGFPGETEEDLAELERFISGARLDAIGVFGYSDEDGTEAAGYENKVDPDEVAARLEHISRLAEELTAQRAEERLGEVVEVLVEEIDESGAVLGRGAHQAPETDGQTLLSTDAKPAVGRMVEAKVIATEGVDLVAEPLRPLDGPGGGACTEEAAR
- the pgsA gene encoding CDP-diacylglycerol--glycerol-3-phosphate 3-phosphatidyltransferase, whose amino-acid sequence is MTGVPASAAGGHHRPAAAVRPAGLWNIANILTMMRLVLVPGFVLLMLHNGGYDPAWRSFAWAAFAIAMITDLFDGHLARRYNLVTDFGKIADPIADKAIMGAALICLSALSDLPWWVTGVILFREIGITLMRFWVIRHGVIPASRGGKMKTLAQGTAVGMYILALTGPLATLRFWMMAVAVVLTVVTGLDYVRQAIVLRRAGRAAQEPAS
- a CDS encoding Dps family protein — encoded protein: MSVVKSPLADESLKIVGDALQGALVDLVDLALVGKQIHWTVVGPRFRTVHLQLDEVVATARTHADTVAERASAIGVAPDGRAETVAKASAVGAVKDGWTEDTHAVRTLVDALASVIGRMRERIDATAEPDPVSQDILIGLTRDLEKHHWMFQAENVNGG
- a CDS encoding CinA family protein, which codes for MALLERCGQTVAVAESLTGGLVAAELTSVDGASRSFRGSVTAYATELKHELLGVDAALLAERGAVDAEVARQMARGVTRVLGADWGVATTGVAGPTPQDGQPVGTVHVAVAGPSERVAAAALRLEGDRSGIRLQTVDAAVKLLFSELIATAGAQDTEQHSGI
- a CDS encoding helix-turn-helix domain-containing protein; translated protein: MSIGNFPEDGNSPQDDRPSVGSALRQARIAAGLTIDEVSTSTRVRVPIVQGIEQDDFSRCGGDVYARGHIRVLARAVGLDPDGLIAQFDADHGGRPVPTAPAPLFEAERIRPEPRRPNWTAAMVAAIVAVVGFVGFTLFSGGDKDNGSTVAEDSASPKASHTTPSHSPSHKPERPDRPEPSDSAIAGVPADKVTVKLTAESGQSWISAQDHNGRLLEEGVLREGDSKTFSDSKRIDLVLGNAGAIKLFVNGKEVKNVGDGGTVQRLSYTKGDPEAG